In Bactrocera oleae isolate idBacOlea1 chromosome 3, idBacOlea1, whole genome shotgun sequence, a genomic segment contains:
- the Kdm5 gene encoding lysine-specific demethylase 5 isoform X1 encodes MDAYIVRIQLLFTNRIQIVLYESVSSILRKQLGINWTYNLIKVMATKVSAAEGTSVSSAPTSTAGLSGNITPARRLRTRTSTGGNVNGGDSGKKSSNNSNGSERNMSCSDFNKNNGGSNNTVSTSAIGASSSDDKQSSNSCSITNSTPGSAKKYHNSCPHPTNDRGRGKPVTHLQPHSSSTFNLNKTEEFHFDTPVECPVFRPTHEEFKNPLAYISKIRPIAEKCGIAKILPPESWSPPFAVDVDKLKFTPRVQRLNELEAKTRVKLNFLDQIAKFWELQGSSLKIPMVERKALDLYTLHRIVQEEGGMEQTTKERKWAKVANRMSYPSSKSVGATLKAHYERILHPFEVYTSGKVLGAGAGPSTSAEGVKLEDGTDYKTHEIPTRQQITPPNENNARRSKRFANSSANCGLNNSVSHIVHIEKKEDFKRDLLNCFNAAGTSSSASGARGQAGSTSSANSIALKKAPDPQMVDPLMKYICHICNRGDVEESMLLCDGCDDSYHTFCLLPPLSSIPKGEWLCPRCVVEEVSKPTEAFGFEQAEREYTLQQFGQMADQFKTDYFRKPVHLVPTNLVEREFWRIVSSIDEDVTVEYGADLHTMDHGSGFPTKSSLYLLPGDQEYAESSWNLNNLPLLEDSILGHINADISGMNAPWMYVGMCFAAFCWHNEDHWSYSINYLHWGEPKTWYGVPGFWAEQFEETMKQAAPELFASQPDLLHQLVTIMNPNILMNNGVPVYRTDQNAGEFVITFPRAYHAGFNQGYNFAEAVNFAPADWLKMGRECVNHYSMLRRFCVFSHDELVCKMALEPAKLTFGIATACYIDMAEMVDSEKKLRKSLLEWGVTRAERKAFELVPDDERHCQECNTTCFLSAVSCECTKSIVCLRHYTVLCDCLPEKHTLLYRYTLDEMPLMLQKLKAKAQSFERWLSRCRDIMDANTPTSAPLAELQELCKEAEIKKFPSSLLIDRLNSAIVEAEKCVTVIQQLGINKVRTRSDNNQEAAQYKLTMEELELFVQEINNLCCIIEEGTSVRELLSLGKQFLERANALLNRSIDLLEEPEMDQLISEGNSLRIELPQMNQLYIRLKQIKWYNRSQGLRNGNTKLTYSDIKNLLSSAAAEVDPTDPIIDMEMRKLQEIGAAIEAWEKQAARYFRCTTQQHELADIEQFLKTAAELEGQVPSYVTLKDALRKAKEWLHSVEQLQTNDHFPYCHTLEAIVQRGKSIPIQLEELKRMQGHLNSAHEWKDNTARVFLKKQTFYTLLEVLMPRSESVIIDSDLKQPFEDEFVKEMNPAQIVDSFKKAEEKELRDMREFRRQNMSKNPLKDLYCLCKSPFQGVMFNCQLCRDWFHEDCVPPPLGISNITSGNNIISRPKWLCPSCVRSKRPRLEIILPLLVSLQRLPIRLPEDEALRCLAERAMNWQDRARKVLSSPDVTAALEAIIAQQRKQKRKGVGIAGALGRSNSRKQHRRRSNRNSKDNALNSDNPDSTDDDDEEDRLHIVEDSLSNEEEELCNVEAAPPPELQKLLSNSEKENLNDLMMEGDLLEVSLDESLELWRILSAIQPICAAEAAALQKHQIQKQSVQTTSNVNSAAEDSNDSLLVQSSPNSNSGSISGRNPTGANKKRRSVEPLNSSCPLPRKKTATPNKPYSSSAKKSTRKSTIDANSKALQVDDPPDNKQSNGGSGSTNPNTLSAQKKRKRVGANSNNSTNFTGQKKHSQRSQTEQQEDDEEECRAENCHKPTGREVDWVQCDGGCNEWFHMYCVGLNRSQIKADDDYFCIRCSRTMAMSTIVASGANSSNHSVIESSATTTAMSIISANSINSNALSTGTAAPQPQTSTNSAVASSKGRAQATR; translated from the exons ATGGATGCCTATATTGTGCGAATACAGCTTCTATTCACCAACAGAATACAAATTGTACTTTACGAAAGCGTATCGTCTATCCTTCGCAAacaatt AGGAATTAACTGGACGTACAATTTGATTAAAGTCATGGCAACCAAAGTATCAGCAGCGGAGGGAACTTCTGTTTCGAGTGCACCCACATCGACAGCTGGTTTAAGCGGTAACATCACACCAGCTAGACGCTTACGTACTCGAACTTCGACTGGGGGCAATGTAAATGGTGGAGATTCGGGTAAAAAGTCATCAAACAATTCTAACGGTAGCGAACGAAATATGAGTTGTtcagattttaataaaaataatggagGAAGTAATAACACTGTTTCTACATCAGCTATAGGAGCTAGTTCAAGTGATGACAAGCAAAGCTCGAATAGCTGCAGTATTACGAATTCCACCCCTGGATCAgccaaaaaatatcataatagTTGTCCTCACCCAACAAATGACCGTGGTCGGGGTAAACCAGTAACACACTTACAACCTCATAGCTCGAGTACATTTAACTTGAATAAAACAGAAGAATTTCATTTTGATACACCCGTTGAGTGTCCCGTTTTTCGTCCTACGCACGAAGAATTCAAGAATCCACTAGCTTACATTAGTAAGATACGACCGATTGCGGAGAAATGTGGAATAGCTAAAATCTTACCACCAGAATCATGGTCACCACCATTTGCTGTAGATgtagataaattaaaatttacaccACGCGTACAACGGCTCAACGAATTAGAAGCAAAAACTCGAGTGAAACTTAATTTCTTAGACCAAATTGCCAAATTTTGGGAACTACAGGGTTCTTCTTTAAAAATACCAATGGTTGAACGTAAAGCATTAGATTTATATACCTTACATCGGATTGTCCAAGAAGAAGGAGGTATGGAGCAAACAACAAAAGAACGTAAATGGGCAAAAGTTGCAAATCGGATGTCGTATCCATCGAGCAAAAGCGTTGGAGCAACCTTAAAAGCCCATTACGAGCGAATACTTCATCCATTTGAGGTTTATACATCTGGTAAAGTGCTAGGAGCTGGGGCAGGACCCAGCACTAGCGCGGAAGGAGTGAAGCTTGAAGATGGTACGGATTATAAGACACACGAAATACCAACTCGCCAACAAATTACACCCCCAAACGAAAATAACGCTCGACGGTCTAAGCGCTTTGCCAATTCCAGCGCCAATTGTGGATTGAACAATTCGGTATCGCATATTGttcatattgaaaaaaaagaggATTTTAAGCGTGATCTCCTTAATTGTTTTAATGCTGCTGGCACTTCGTCCTCTGCAAGTGGAGCTCGGGGTCAAGCTGGTAGTACATCTTCAGCAAATTCGATTGCTCTTAAGAAAGCACCCGATCCTCAAATGGTTGATcctttaatgaaatatatttgccaCATATGCAATCGTGGTGATGTGGAAGAATCAATGTTATTGTGTGACGGATGTGACGACAGCTATCATACATTTTGCTTGTTACCACCATTGTCCAGTATTCCTAAAG GTGAGTGGCTTTGCCCACGCTGTGTTGTAGAAGAAGTTAGTAAGCCTACTGAAGCTTTTGGCTTCGAGCAAGCAGAACGAGAGTATACATTGCAGCAATTTGGACAAATGGCCGACCAGTTTAAAACGGATTATTTTCGTAAGCCAGTTCATTTGGTCCCAACAAATTTAGTGGAGCGTGAATTTTGGCGCATTGTTTCATCGATTGACGAAGATGTAACAGTCGAATATGGAGCTGATTTGCATACCATGGATCATGGTTCGGGGTTTCCAACAAAAAGCTCTTTATATTTGCTTCCAGGGGATCAGGAGTACGCTGAATCTAGTTGGAATTTAAATAACTTACCATTACTGGAAGACTCAATTTTGGGCCATATTAATGCTGATATCAGTGGAATGAATGCACCCTGGATGTATGTAGGAATGTGTTTTGCCGCTTTTTGCTGGCATAACGAAGACCACTGGAGTTACTCCATTAACTATTTGCATTGGGGAGAACCAAAAACTTGGTACGGCGTACCGGGCTTTTGGGCTGAGCAATTTGAGGAAACAATGAAGCAGGCAGCTCCGGAACTTTTTGCATCGCAGCCAGATTTATTGCATCAGTTGGTGACTATAATGAATCCGAACATTTTAATGAATAATGGAGTGCCTGTTTATCGAACTGATCAGAATGCTGGAGAATTTGTTATAACATTTCCCCGTGCGTATCATGCTGGATTTAATCAAGGCTACAACTTTGCTGAAGCTGTGAATTTCGCTCCTGCTGATTGGTTGAAGATGGGTCGGGAGTGTGTTAATCACTATTCAATGTTGCGTCGTTTTTGCGTTTTTTCTCACGATGAGCTAGTATGCAAAATGGCACTAGAACCAGCCAAACTGACATTTGGCATTGCAACAGCTTGCTATATCGACATGGCAGAAATGGTAGACTCCGAAAAGAAACTTCGAAAATCTTTGTTGGAATGGGGTGTTACTCGCGCTGAGCGAAAAGCATTCGAACTTGTTCCAGACGACGAGCGACATTGTCAAGAATGCAATACTACGTGTTTTTTGTCTGCCGTATCATGTGAATGCACCAAGTCAATCGTTTGTCTTCGCCATTACACAGTTCTGTGTGATTGCCTCCCAGAAAAACACACTCTTCTTTACAGATATACACTTGACGAAATGCCATTAATGCTTCAAAAGCTTAAAGCCAAAGCACAAAGTTTTGAACGGTGGTTATCACGATGTCGCGACATTATGGATGCTAATACACCCACTTCAGCACCGTTAGCTGAATTACAGGAATTGTGCAAGGaagctgaaattaaaaaatttccttCATCGTTACTAATAGATCGCCTGAATTCAGCTATAGTCGAAGCCGAAAAATGTGTAACTGTCATTCAACAACTCGGAATAAACAAG GTTCGTACACGCTCCGACAATAACCAGGAAGCAGCACAATACAAACTTACAATGGAGGAATTAGAACTGTTTGTGCAAGAAATAAACAATTTGTGTTGTATTATTGAGGAAGGTACTTCTGTAAGAGAGCTTCTTTCTCttggtaaacaatttttggaaCGTGCAAATGCATTATTAAATCGATCAATTGACTTGTTGGAAGAACCTGAAATGGATCAATTAATAAGTGAGGGGAACTCACTTCGAATAGAACTGCCGCAGATGAATCAATTGTACATCCgtcttaaacaaataaaatggtATAATCGTTCACAAGGTTTGCGAAACGGCAATACTAAATTGACATATAGTGATATAAAGAACTTGCTGAGTAGCGCAGCAGCTGAAGTGGACCCAACAGATCCAATAATAGATATGGAAATGAGAAAATTGCAGGAAATCGGCGCTGCAATAGAAGCTTGGGAAAAGCAGGCGGCGCGATATTTTCGATGTACAACACAACAACATGAGTTAGCTGATATTGAGCAGTTTTTAAAAACAGCTGCTGAGTTAGAAGGTCAGGTGCCGTCGTATGTAACCTTAAAAGATGCATTGCGAAAAGCTAAAGAGTGGTTGCATTCGGTAGAACAGTTACAGACCAACGACCATTTCCCCTATTGTCATACTCTTGAAGCAATAGTTCAAAGGGGTAAAAGCATTCCCATACAACTTGAAGAATTAAAACGCATGCAGGGCCATTTGAATAGTGCTCATGAGTGGAAAGACAATACTGCTCGcgtttttttgaaaaagcaaacattttatacattaCTCGAAGTGTTGATGCCCCGTTCCGAGTCTGTCATAATTGACTCAGATTTAAAACAGCCGTTTGAAGATGAGTTTGTAAAGGAAATGAATCCTGCTCAAATAGTAGATTCTTTTAAGAAGGCTGAAGAAAAAGAGTTGCGTGATATGCGCGAATTTAGGCGACAAAATATGTCGAAAAATCCATTAAAAGACCTATATTGCCTGTGTAAATCTCCGTTTCAAGGGGTTATGTTTAATTGTCAGCTCTGTCGTGATTGGTTCCATGAGGATTGTGTGCCGCCCCCACTGGGAATATCAAATATAACTTcgggaaataatattatatcacgTCCTAAGTGGCTTTGTCCGTCATGTGTTCGATCAAAGCGCCCCCGGCTCGAAATTATTCTACCGCTTCTGGTGTCATTGCAACGTTTGCCTATACGTTTACCGGAAGATGAGGCGTTGCGTTGTTTAGCGGAACGCGCTATGAATTGGCAAGATCGTGCCCGTAAGGTGTTGTCCAGTCCAGATGTAACCGCCGCACTTGAAGCAATTATTGCGCAACAACGTAAACAAAAACGAAAGGGTGTTGGTATAGCTGGGGCTTTAGGAAGAAGTAATTCTCGTAAGCAGCATCGTCGTAGAAGTAATCGTAATTCCAAAGACAATGCGCTGAATTCAGACAATCCAGATAGCACCGATGATGATGACGAGGAGGATCGATTACACATTGTTGAAGACTCGTTAAGTAATGAGGAAGAAGAATTATGTAATGTTGAAGCAGCACCGCCTCCTGAGTTGCAAAAGTTATTGTCCAATAGTGAGAAAGAAAATCTGAATGACTTAATGATGGAAGGAGATCTTCTTGAAGTGTCCTTAGATGAGTCATTAGAATTATGGCGTATATTATCAGCTATTCAACCAATTTGTGCTGCAGAAGCAGCCGCACTGCAAAAGcatcaaatacaaaaacaatctGTTCAAACGACTTCAAACGTTAACTCAGCCGCTGAAGATTCAAACGACAGTTTATTAGTTCAGAGTAGCCCTAACAGCAATAGTGGTAGTATTAGTGGTCGGAACCCCACCGGTGCTAATAAAAAGCGTCGCTCAGTAGAACCACTTAATAGCAGCTGTCCACTGCCGCGTAAAAAGACTGCCACTCCCAATAAACCTTACAGTTCTTCGGCTAAAAAGTCGACACGCAAATCGACAATTGATGCTAATAGTAAAGCGCTACAAGTAGATGATCCTCCTGATAATAAGCAATCAAATGGTGGAAGCGGGAGTACAAACCCGAACACGCTTTCGGCACAAAAGAAACGAAAGCGTGTTGGAGCCAATTCAAACAACAGCACTAATTTTACCGGTCAAAAAAAGCACTCTCAACGTAGTCAAACAGAACAACAAGAAGATGATGAAGAAGAGTGCCGCGCAGAAAACTGTCATAAACCAACTGGCCGTGAAGTTGATTGGGTACAATGTGATGGCGGTTGCAATGAATGGTTCCATATGTACTGCGTTGGTCTGAATAGAAGTCAAATTAAAGCCGATGATGATTACTTCTGCATACGTTGCTCCAGGACGATGGCTATGTCGACAATCGTGGCAAGTGGCGCTAATAGTAGTAATCATTCTGTAATTGAGTCcagtgcaacaacaactgcaatgtCCATAATTAGTGCAAACAGCATTAATAGTAATGCGTTAAGTACAGGGACAGCTGCACCACAACCACAAACATCGACAAACAGCGCTGTTGCATCATCTAAGGGCAGAGCACAAGCTACGCGATAA
- the Kdm5 gene encoding lysine-specific demethylase 5 isoform X2, translating into MATKVSAAEGTSVSSAPTSTAGLSGNITPARRLRTRTSTGGNVNGGDSGKKSSNNSNGSERNMSCSDFNKNNGGSNNTVSTSAIGASSSDDKQSSNSCSITNSTPGSAKKYHNSCPHPTNDRGRGKPVTHLQPHSSSTFNLNKTEEFHFDTPVECPVFRPTHEEFKNPLAYISKIRPIAEKCGIAKILPPESWSPPFAVDVDKLKFTPRVQRLNELEAKTRVKLNFLDQIAKFWELQGSSLKIPMVERKALDLYTLHRIVQEEGGMEQTTKERKWAKVANRMSYPSSKSVGATLKAHYERILHPFEVYTSGKVLGAGAGPSTSAEGVKLEDGTDYKTHEIPTRQQITPPNENNARRSKRFANSSANCGLNNSVSHIVHIEKKEDFKRDLLNCFNAAGTSSSASGARGQAGSTSSANSIALKKAPDPQMVDPLMKYICHICNRGDVEESMLLCDGCDDSYHTFCLLPPLSSIPKGEWLCPRCVVEEVSKPTEAFGFEQAEREYTLQQFGQMADQFKTDYFRKPVHLVPTNLVEREFWRIVSSIDEDVTVEYGADLHTMDHGSGFPTKSSLYLLPGDQEYAESSWNLNNLPLLEDSILGHINADISGMNAPWMYVGMCFAAFCWHNEDHWSYSINYLHWGEPKTWYGVPGFWAEQFEETMKQAAPELFASQPDLLHQLVTIMNPNILMNNGVPVYRTDQNAGEFVITFPRAYHAGFNQGYNFAEAVNFAPADWLKMGRECVNHYSMLRRFCVFSHDELVCKMALEPAKLTFGIATACYIDMAEMVDSEKKLRKSLLEWGVTRAERKAFELVPDDERHCQECNTTCFLSAVSCECTKSIVCLRHYTVLCDCLPEKHTLLYRYTLDEMPLMLQKLKAKAQSFERWLSRCRDIMDANTPTSAPLAELQELCKEAEIKKFPSSLLIDRLNSAIVEAEKCVTVIQQLGINKVRTRSDNNQEAAQYKLTMEELELFVQEINNLCCIIEEGTSVRELLSLGKQFLERANALLNRSIDLLEEPEMDQLISEGNSLRIELPQMNQLYIRLKQIKWYNRSQGLRNGNTKLTYSDIKNLLSSAAAEVDPTDPIIDMEMRKLQEIGAAIEAWEKQAARYFRCTTQQHELADIEQFLKTAAELEGQVPSYVTLKDALRKAKEWLHSVEQLQTNDHFPYCHTLEAIVQRGKSIPIQLEELKRMQGHLNSAHEWKDNTARVFLKKQTFYTLLEVLMPRSESVIIDSDLKQPFEDEFVKEMNPAQIVDSFKKAEEKELRDMREFRRQNMSKNPLKDLYCLCKSPFQGVMFNCQLCRDWFHEDCVPPPLGISNITSGNNIISRPKWLCPSCVRSKRPRLEIILPLLVSLQRLPIRLPEDEALRCLAERAMNWQDRARKVLSSPDVTAALEAIIAQQRKQKRKGVGIAGALGRSNSRKQHRRRSNRNSKDNALNSDNPDSTDDDDEEDRLHIVEDSLSNEEEELCNVEAAPPPELQKLLSNSEKENLNDLMMEGDLLEVSLDESLELWRILSAIQPICAAEAAALQKHQIQKQSVQTTSNVNSAAEDSNDSLLVQSSPNSNSGSISGRNPTGANKKRRSVEPLNSSCPLPRKKTATPNKPYSSSAKKSTRKSTIDANSKALQVDDPPDNKQSNGGSGSTNPNTLSAQKKRKRVGANSNNSTNFTGQKKHSQRSQTEQQEDDEEECRAENCHKPTGREVDWVQCDGGCNEWFHMYCVGLNRSQIKADDDYFCIRCSRTMAMSTIVASGANSSNHSVIESSATTTAMSIISANSINSNALSTGTAAPQPQTSTNSAVASSKGRAQATR; encoded by the exons ATGGCAACCAAAGTATCAGCAGCGGAGGGAACTTCTGTTTCGAGTGCACCCACATCGACAGCTGGTTTAAGCGGTAACATCACACCAGCTAGACGCTTACGTACTCGAACTTCGACTGGGGGCAATGTAAATGGTGGAGATTCGGGTAAAAAGTCATCAAACAATTCTAACGGTAGCGAACGAAATATGAGTTGTtcagattttaataaaaataatggagGAAGTAATAACACTGTTTCTACATCAGCTATAGGAGCTAGTTCAAGTGATGACAAGCAAAGCTCGAATAGCTGCAGTATTACGAATTCCACCCCTGGATCAgccaaaaaatatcataatagTTGTCCTCACCCAACAAATGACCGTGGTCGGGGTAAACCAGTAACACACTTACAACCTCATAGCTCGAGTACATTTAACTTGAATAAAACAGAAGAATTTCATTTTGATACACCCGTTGAGTGTCCCGTTTTTCGTCCTACGCACGAAGAATTCAAGAATCCACTAGCTTACATTAGTAAGATACGACCGATTGCGGAGAAATGTGGAATAGCTAAAATCTTACCACCAGAATCATGGTCACCACCATTTGCTGTAGATgtagataaattaaaatttacaccACGCGTACAACGGCTCAACGAATTAGAAGCAAAAACTCGAGTGAAACTTAATTTCTTAGACCAAATTGCCAAATTTTGGGAACTACAGGGTTCTTCTTTAAAAATACCAATGGTTGAACGTAAAGCATTAGATTTATATACCTTACATCGGATTGTCCAAGAAGAAGGAGGTATGGAGCAAACAACAAAAGAACGTAAATGGGCAAAAGTTGCAAATCGGATGTCGTATCCATCGAGCAAAAGCGTTGGAGCAACCTTAAAAGCCCATTACGAGCGAATACTTCATCCATTTGAGGTTTATACATCTGGTAAAGTGCTAGGAGCTGGGGCAGGACCCAGCACTAGCGCGGAAGGAGTGAAGCTTGAAGATGGTACGGATTATAAGACACACGAAATACCAACTCGCCAACAAATTACACCCCCAAACGAAAATAACGCTCGACGGTCTAAGCGCTTTGCCAATTCCAGCGCCAATTGTGGATTGAACAATTCGGTATCGCATATTGttcatattgaaaaaaaagaggATTTTAAGCGTGATCTCCTTAATTGTTTTAATGCTGCTGGCACTTCGTCCTCTGCAAGTGGAGCTCGGGGTCAAGCTGGTAGTACATCTTCAGCAAATTCGATTGCTCTTAAGAAAGCACCCGATCCTCAAATGGTTGATcctttaatgaaatatatttgccaCATATGCAATCGTGGTGATGTGGAAGAATCAATGTTATTGTGTGACGGATGTGACGACAGCTATCATACATTTTGCTTGTTACCACCATTGTCCAGTATTCCTAAAG GTGAGTGGCTTTGCCCACGCTGTGTTGTAGAAGAAGTTAGTAAGCCTACTGAAGCTTTTGGCTTCGAGCAAGCAGAACGAGAGTATACATTGCAGCAATTTGGACAAATGGCCGACCAGTTTAAAACGGATTATTTTCGTAAGCCAGTTCATTTGGTCCCAACAAATTTAGTGGAGCGTGAATTTTGGCGCATTGTTTCATCGATTGACGAAGATGTAACAGTCGAATATGGAGCTGATTTGCATACCATGGATCATGGTTCGGGGTTTCCAACAAAAAGCTCTTTATATTTGCTTCCAGGGGATCAGGAGTACGCTGAATCTAGTTGGAATTTAAATAACTTACCATTACTGGAAGACTCAATTTTGGGCCATATTAATGCTGATATCAGTGGAATGAATGCACCCTGGATGTATGTAGGAATGTGTTTTGCCGCTTTTTGCTGGCATAACGAAGACCACTGGAGTTACTCCATTAACTATTTGCATTGGGGAGAACCAAAAACTTGGTACGGCGTACCGGGCTTTTGGGCTGAGCAATTTGAGGAAACAATGAAGCAGGCAGCTCCGGAACTTTTTGCATCGCAGCCAGATTTATTGCATCAGTTGGTGACTATAATGAATCCGAACATTTTAATGAATAATGGAGTGCCTGTTTATCGAACTGATCAGAATGCTGGAGAATTTGTTATAACATTTCCCCGTGCGTATCATGCTGGATTTAATCAAGGCTACAACTTTGCTGAAGCTGTGAATTTCGCTCCTGCTGATTGGTTGAAGATGGGTCGGGAGTGTGTTAATCACTATTCAATGTTGCGTCGTTTTTGCGTTTTTTCTCACGATGAGCTAGTATGCAAAATGGCACTAGAACCAGCCAAACTGACATTTGGCATTGCAACAGCTTGCTATATCGACATGGCAGAAATGGTAGACTCCGAAAAGAAACTTCGAAAATCTTTGTTGGAATGGGGTGTTACTCGCGCTGAGCGAAAAGCATTCGAACTTGTTCCAGACGACGAGCGACATTGTCAAGAATGCAATACTACGTGTTTTTTGTCTGCCGTATCATGTGAATGCACCAAGTCAATCGTTTGTCTTCGCCATTACACAGTTCTGTGTGATTGCCTCCCAGAAAAACACACTCTTCTTTACAGATATACACTTGACGAAATGCCATTAATGCTTCAAAAGCTTAAAGCCAAAGCACAAAGTTTTGAACGGTGGTTATCACGATGTCGCGACATTATGGATGCTAATACACCCACTTCAGCACCGTTAGCTGAATTACAGGAATTGTGCAAGGaagctgaaattaaaaaatttccttCATCGTTACTAATAGATCGCCTGAATTCAGCTATAGTCGAAGCCGAAAAATGTGTAACTGTCATTCAACAACTCGGAATAAACAAG GTTCGTACACGCTCCGACAATAACCAGGAAGCAGCACAATACAAACTTACAATGGAGGAATTAGAACTGTTTGTGCAAGAAATAAACAATTTGTGTTGTATTATTGAGGAAGGTACTTCTGTAAGAGAGCTTCTTTCTCttggtaaacaatttttggaaCGTGCAAATGCATTATTAAATCGATCAATTGACTTGTTGGAAGAACCTGAAATGGATCAATTAATAAGTGAGGGGAACTCACTTCGAATAGAACTGCCGCAGATGAATCAATTGTACATCCgtcttaaacaaataaaatggtATAATCGTTCACAAGGTTTGCGAAACGGCAATACTAAATTGACATATAGTGATATAAAGAACTTGCTGAGTAGCGCAGCAGCTGAAGTGGACCCAACAGATCCAATAATAGATATGGAAATGAGAAAATTGCAGGAAATCGGCGCTGCAATAGAAGCTTGGGAAAAGCAGGCGGCGCGATATTTTCGATGTACAACACAACAACATGAGTTAGCTGATATTGAGCAGTTTTTAAAAACAGCTGCTGAGTTAGAAGGTCAGGTGCCGTCGTATGTAACCTTAAAAGATGCATTGCGAAAAGCTAAAGAGTGGTTGCATTCGGTAGAACAGTTACAGACCAACGACCATTTCCCCTATTGTCATACTCTTGAAGCAATAGTTCAAAGGGGTAAAAGCATTCCCATACAACTTGAAGAATTAAAACGCATGCAGGGCCATTTGAATAGTGCTCATGAGTGGAAAGACAATACTGCTCGcgtttttttgaaaaagcaaacattttatacattaCTCGAAGTGTTGATGCCCCGTTCCGAGTCTGTCATAATTGACTCAGATTTAAAACAGCCGTTTGAAGATGAGTTTGTAAAGGAAATGAATCCTGCTCAAATAGTAGATTCTTTTAAGAAGGCTGAAGAAAAAGAGTTGCGTGATATGCGCGAATTTAGGCGACAAAATATGTCGAAAAATCCATTAAAAGACCTATATTGCCTGTGTAAATCTCCGTTTCAAGGGGTTATGTTTAATTGTCAGCTCTGTCGTGATTGGTTCCATGAGGATTGTGTGCCGCCCCCACTGGGAATATCAAATATAACTTcgggaaataatattatatcacgTCCTAAGTGGCTTTGTCCGTCATGTGTTCGATCAAAGCGCCCCCGGCTCGAAATTATTCTACCGCTTCTGGTGTCATTGCAACGTTTGCCTATACGTTTACCGGAAGATGAGGCGTTGCGTTGTTTAGCGGAACGCGCTATGAATTGGCAAGATCGTGCCCGTAAGGTGTTGTCCAGTCCAGATGTAACCGCCGCACTTGAAGCAATTATTGCGCAACAACGTAAACAAAAACGAAAGGGTGTTGGTATAGCTGGGGCTTTAGGAAGAAGTAATTCTCGTAAGCAGCATCGTCGTAGAAGTAATCGTAATTCCAAAGACAATGCGCTGAATTCAGACAATCCAGATAGCACCGATGATGATGACGAGGAGGATCGATTACACATTGTTGAAGACTCGTTAAGTAATGAGGAAGAAGAATTATGTAATGTTGAAGCAGCACCGCCTCCTGAGTTGCAAAAGTTATTGTCCAATAGTGAGAAAGAAAATCTGAATGACTTAATGATGGAAGGAGATCTTCTTGAAGTGTCCTTAGATGAGTCATTAGAATTATGGCGTATATTATCAGCTATTCAACCAATTTGTGCTGCAGAAGCAGCCGCACTGCAAAAGcatcaaatacaaaaacaatctGTTCAAACGACTTCAAACGTTAACTCAGCCGCTGAAGATTCAAACGACAGTTTATTAGTTCAGAGTAGCCCTAACAGCAATAGTGGTAGTATTAGTGGTCGGAACCCCACCGGTGCTAATAAAAAGCGTCGCTCAGTAGAACCACTTAATAGCAGCTGTCCACTGCCGCGTAAAAAGACTGCCACTCCCAATAAACCTTACAGTTCTTCGGCTAAAAAGTCGACACGCAAATCGACAATTGATGCTAATAGTAAAGCGCTACAAGTAGATGATCCTCCTGATAATAAGCAATCAAATGGTGGAAGCGGGAGTACAAACCCGAACACGCTTTCGGCACAAAAGAAACGAAAGCGTGTTGGAGCCAATTCAAACAACAGCACTAATTTTACCGGTCAAAAAAAGCACTCTCAACGTAGTCAAACAGAACAACAAGAAGATGATGAAGAAGAGTGCCGCGCAGAAAACTGTCATAAACCAACTGGCCGTGAAGTTGATTGGGTACAATGTGATGGCGGTTGCAATGAATGGTTCCATATGTACTGCGTTGGTCTGAATAGAAGTCAAATTAAAGCCGATGATGATTACTTCTGCATACGTTGCTCCAGGACGATGGCTATGTCGACAATCGTGGCAAGTGGCGCTAATAGTAGTAATCATTCTGTAATTGAGTCcagtgcaacaacaactgcaatgtCCATAATTAGTGCAAACAGCATTAATAGTAATGCGTTAAGTACAGGGACAGCTGCACCACAACCACAAACATCGACAAACAGCGCTGTTGCATCATCTAAGGGCAGAGCACAAGCTACGCGATAA